The genomic window GAATATGAGGAGAAACTGAAGGGGGGGTGGGTGAAGAGAATGTCATGAGAAGTCAGAGAAAATATCTATTACGTCACACAAATTAACAATGGAAATAAGTTACAAAAGTTAAATAAGATACATAAACgaaaattaaagtaaaagagGGCTGCAAAGTgtggcaagggggtgggggggcgagaCCCGTAGAGGAGGTGCCCTCCAGAGTTCCAAGGTCATTGCCCTGGGCAGGTGCCAGTCTTCACACAGATGGAACACCTTCCTTGTAGCTTCCAGGCCACTCAGGCATTCAGCTCCAGGTCGCTGATGTACTCCTGGACCCAGGCCTCTCTCGGGTGGGCACAGATCTGCCGGCCTCTTTTGGTTTGGAAACTGTGGAGAGGCATGGAAGGATTACACACTGGGGAATGTAGCAGGGGAATCCTAGGCCCACTGTGACCCCTCCATCCTTCTCTGCCTCAGATCTCTCAGGTCCTGTTCACAGGCTCATAAAATGTACTCTCCATGTTAGGGTTCATCACCTCCTCTGGGCCTCATACGGAGGTCCACTCAGAAAGCCAACTTCCTGCTGTCACCTTAACACAGGGGCAATTCCTTCAGGGCCTAGCCACAGGCATCAGACCAGGACAGAGACATGGCAGTGGCCTCCCCTGGTGTTCTGTGCTCCAATGGTCTCAAGGCTGAGTCCTCcaaggggtggtgggggggctcATCTCAGCCCTCCCATTGCCCTCCCCAGGAAGATTGGGCCTTACATGACACCAGGCTTGGAGCACTGGCTGCTGGTCTCATAATAGTCGACCACAAATTTCCGAGGAATCTGCCGGGAGATGtagaagcagcagcaggtggTCGGGGTGTCAGCACCAACTgagagaaacaagacagaaagagTCCTAAGTGACTCTTCAGAAGATTGGGTGagccaaccccctcccccagggtcaGGAAGAACTGGAAGGAGAGAGCCCTGCACAGGCATGGGGATGTGCAGACAAAGAGACCTAGAAGGAAGCTGGCATTTCTTCGTCTCcttgacatttttatattctgtgtctctttccatGTTTGGCATggggtctctgtgtctctccaccAGAACTTCAGCTTTCTGAACAAACtactccctttctgtctctcacgGGGCAGTGCCATCTGGAATTCCCAAGGAGAGCAAGGGCCACAGCCTTGGAAGTCAGCTGGCCACAGATTCCACCTGTTGTCCGAGATCCCAGTTGGGCGACCAGAATGGgacttcctcccactctctccccGCGCTGGacaacagaatggctaaaacactATGGGAAAGGACACTCCTCCTCAGGAAACAGCCTCTGACAGCTCTCTGGAGTTCTCTACTCAGAGGGGCTCAGGCACGAGACTTGGGCGCTGGGGATCCAAGCCGTGGCCAGGGAGTGGAAGGAGATAGAGCAAAAGAAGGCAGGGAGGACAGACTCACAAAAGGAAGGGGAGGTCTGGGAACAGAGTGCCGCGGTGAGAAGCAGGACGGCCAGGCCAGCCGCAGGGACCTCCATGGCGCTGGGCAGCAGAGGGTGTGAGCTCGAGCAGTAGCCACGCAACGCTGGGACCGGAGACCCACGGCTGCTGCCTCCTTCTGGAGTCTAAACCATGTCC from Mustela nigripes isolate SB6536 chromosome 16, MUSNIG.SB6536, whole genome shotgun sequence includes these protein-coding regions:
- the LOC132003486 gene encoding C-C motif chemokine 3-like encodes the protein MEVPAAGLAVLLLTAALCSQTSPSFFGADTPTTCCCFYISRQIPRKFVVDYYETSSQCSKPGVIFQTKRGRQICAHPREAWVQEYISDLELNA